In the genome of Bremerella sp. P1, the window TCTCGGCTATTCATGTCTGGCGGGACAAGCTGCACGACTTCGGTGAAGCCAAAGGCGCTATCCTCCTGGAAGAGCTAGGCCTGGAAGTTTCGGCACTCAGCTGGGCTGGCGGTTTCACCGGTAGCGACGGACGGAACTTCAAAGATGCCGTCAGCGACGCTAAGCATGCGGTCGACCTTGCTCAGGAACTGAACGCTGGCTGCCTGATCGTTTACAGCGGAGCACGTGGCGGGCACATCAGTAAGCACGCCCAGCGATTATTCTCGGGCGCACTCGAAGAACTCATTCCTTACGCCGAAGCCCATGGAGTGACGCTCGCCATCAAACCGATCCGGCACAAGTACGGCTGCGACTGGACTCTTGTCCGCCGCATGACCGACGCGCTGCAATTGATCGACATCATCGACTCGCCAAGATTCAAGTTGGTGCTCGACTTGTACGAGTTCGGCGATCAAGCCGAGGTACTCGACAACCTGCATCTTCTGGTGCCGTACCTGGCCCTGGTGCAAGTTGGCGACCGCGGCTGCGAACCGCTGGAAGAACCCAACCGCTGTTTGCTGGGCGACGGACAGCTGTCACTCAACGCGACGATCGCGAAGCTGATCCAACTCGGCTACGACGGCCCCTTCGATATCGAATTGATGGGGCGCGATGTCCAACAGCTCGAATACGAACACCTGCTGGCCCACAGCATGGGTTACCTGCAAACGATGAATAGCACGACGTAACGCCAGCTTTTATTTGCCGGGTGGAATCACCTGCAAGCAGATCAGCCGGTCATCTCCTCGTACAAACAAACGCCCGTTCGAAAGAATTGGGGCGGACCAGGCCGGGGGCTTGAGCAGCGCGTTGCCGTCTTCATCTTCCAGGAAAACCTCGGAGATGACATCGAACTTTTCCGGGTTCACTTTCAACAGACGCAGCGTTCCGTACTCGCTCAGGCAAATCAGGTAGTCTTCGACCAACAGCAGCGAGCTTCGCGTCAGGCTGGGCTCGGCCCATGACACCTTGCCGGTCTTCCACTCGATACATCGTAGTTCGGCCTGGTGCGAGTGGCGCCCACTGCTGGCATACAGATAGCCATCCTTATAGACGGCCGTATTCCAGTGCGTTTCCATTGCGTGATCGCGACTGCGTTCTTCATCCTTCCAAATCACTTCGTATCCACCCGGCTTCACTTTCAACAGCGTGCTGCCCAGGGCATAGCATTCCGAGATGAAGACTTCGTTTCCCACCACCACCGGCGTGCTGGCGTTGACGCTTTCCAGCTTCTTCGCGCGCCATGGATAATGGAAGTCGATCGCACCATCACGCGGATCAAACCCGAGCAGTCCGCCCCGCAAGAAAGCAAAGCACCAGGGACGACCGTCGATCTCGGCCAGCGTGAGACTCGCATAGCTGGCCAGTTCGTCGGAGATCTTGTAGATCGTCTTACCGGTCTTCTTGTCGATCGCCACGATCGCGCTGCCGTTGCCAGTTACACGATCGATCTGATAGGGACCCAGGCCTTTGAACTCTTCGGGACTGCCGCCAACCATCACCAGCAGCTTGTCTTCGAAGATCACCGGCGTGCTGCCGACACCGAAGAAGTTGGGCACGACGTTGAACTCTTCGGACAAGTTTCGCTTCCAGACCGCCTCATGCGTTTGGATGCTGACGCAGTGCAATTCCCCTTCGGCACCATAAATGTAAACCAGACCGTCATCGATCACCGGGCTACAACGCGGACCGTTGTTATAGCCAAGTGCGTCTTCGTACTCGGTCCCATATTCATACTGCCATAGCTTGTGGCCGGTGGTGACTTCCAAGACTTCCAATCGATTTTGGTCACCATGGCGATCGAACTGAAAGAACTTGCCGTCGGCGATGCTGCCGGTACCGTAGCCCGTCCCCAGTTTGCGTTGCCAAACGATTTCAGGGCCTCCCTTGGGCCAGGGAACCTGAAGTCCTGTTTCGAGGGAAGTGCTGTTGTGACGCGGCCCCAGGAAGGTTGGCCAGTCTTCGGCGATCAGCAAGGCAGGGGAGACGAACGCCAGTAATAACCAGAGTGAACAAGAAAGGGAGCGAACCCGTATCGGCATGCTGCAGTCCTTCAGCGAACGAGGGTAGTTCTCGATGAGGAATCAACTTATCCTGGCAGTATAGCCAAGTGGGCAGTTTGTCCCAAATCAGTTGGCTATGTTGTTTTTCGCCTGTCTTGTATTTCGTTGCGTGAGTCGCATGTCGACCTTTGATATCAGTCCGTCTATCCGCATCCCCTGGAGCGAATTGCACTTTTCGTATGCGCGCTCGAGCGGGCCAGGGGGGCAGCACGTCAACAAGACCAACACCAAAGCCACGCTCAAGTGGAATGTGCAGCAGACCGAAGCCTTGCCACCAACGGTCAAACAGCGTTTCGAGAAGCACTGGGGCGCTCGCATCAACAAGGAAGGCTTCCTGGTGATCACCAGCGAGGAAAGCCGCGAGCAGCGGAGCAACATGGAGGCCTGCCTGGAAAAGCTGAAGCACATGGTGATGCTTTCGGCCAAGCGTCCCAAGACGCGCATTCCGACCAAACCTTCACGCAGTTCGGTCAAACGTACCCAGGAAAAGAAACGCCAGCATAGCGATCGCAAGAGTCAGCGACGGCAATCGAAGAACATCTCGTACCGCAAAGACTAGACTCCATTCACCTCACTTCGCCCCCTTGGGGAACGGGTTAGGGTGAGGGGCGAATCTGGTACCCGCTGCACCAACCCTCACCCTAGCCCTCTCCCTTGGGAAGGGAGAGGGGACTGGAAACAGAAGAGCATCGCTAGAGACCGCATTTTAGCGCGTCCTTTCCCGATTTCCGGGATGGCCTATAATCTCTTTGGACCTTGAAGTATTGCTATCGTGACTAGGGACCTAATGGACTCCTCCGATCACTCCGAAAACATCGACCACATCCTCAATACGTGGAATTTTGAGCCTGGCCGGCTAACGGCCCGGATCACTACCGCCTCGGATGGACGTGACGTGCTGCAGATGCGGATCGAGATGGGTCTGTTGCAAATGGAAATCAATGGAAGGCCTGATGGTGAAAGGCCTTACGACTTTGATTCCTATCTCGAATACCTGCAGTCTCAGTACCTGACCGATCCAACAGTTCCGCTCACCGAGGATGATTGCGTCGAGATCGATCGCGAATTCGTCCAGCTATATCACCGTCGAATTTGCTGGCTGGCACTGCGTGAATACGAGAAAGCTGTCCGCGATGCCGATCACACGCTGGCCTTGATGGATGTCTGCCGCGATCACTCAGACGACGAAGAGTGGATCGACAGCCATGAGCATTTTCGCCCATTTGTGATGTTCCATCGCATTCAGGCCAAAGCCCTGATCGAGCTGGAAAAACACACGCCAGAGCACGCGATCGAGCAGCTGACCGAAGGGGTCGAGCAGCTTCGCGAATTCTACGAGTCCGAAGGGATGGAAGACGGCGAAGAATTCGAGTCGGAAGAGCTGCACGTTCGCCTGATCGAGCTGCGTGAGACGCTTCGCGAGCAGTTCGACGTCGGACAGACGCTCAACGAACAATTGGCCGATGCGGTCGCCAACGAGCGTTACGAACAGGCCGCGAAGCTGCGTGATCGCATTCACAAGCGGGAAGATCCTCGCTAATCGGGGGGCATTTTTCTGCTGTAAGCTACTTACCTAGCTATCTTTACGACGAATTCGCAGCAGACCTGCCGGGGGGTGCACCCCTTCGGATGGATAAACTTTGTTGCATTCATGGGTCGATCTGGCTAAAATTCGATCTCACACCTCCTCTGTTTTACAAGCACATATCCCGGTATATCCCACCTCCTAGCCACCTAAGGAACATCCATGTCCGAGAAGACGACCAAACCTTCGCCACAGAAAAATGTCCAGCGTCGTACATTCCTCAAAGGTTCCGCCGCACTTGGTACCGCCGCCGCGGTTGGCAGCTTGAGTATGGCCCGTTCGGCCCACGCCGCTGGCAATGATGAATTGAAAGTGGCTTTGATCGGTTGTGGTGGCCGTGGCAACGGAGCCGCCGTCAATGCAACCAAGGGTGACGAAAACCTGAAGGTCACCGTTCTGGCCGACATCTTCCCAGACAAAGTGGAAGCTTCGAAGCGAATCCTGTCCCGTCAGTTGGGCGATCGCCTGGCCGTGACCGACGAAAACTGCTTCAGCGGTTTCGATGCTTACAAGCAAGTGATGGAAACCGACGTCGACGTTGTGCTGCTGTGCACCACGCCTCACTTCCGTCCAGCGCACCTGGAAGCCGCGATTGCTGCCGGCAAGCACGTCTTCTGTGAAAAGCCTGTCGCGATCGATGCTCCTGGTTGCCGCAAGGTGATGGAAACCGTCGAGAAGGCCAAGCAAAAGAACCTGAGCATTGTCAGCGGTCTGTGCTGGCGTTACCATCCGTCGGTGATCGCCACCGTCGAGAAGATCAAGGAAGGCTTGATCGGTGACGTGGTCTCGATGCAGGAAAACTACCTGGCCGGTACCCTGTGGCATCGTGGCAACAAGGAAGAATGGTCGGAGATGGAATACCAGATCCGCAACTGGCTGTACTTCACTTGGCTGTCCGGCGATCATATCGCGGAACAAGCTATCCACAGCATCGACAAGGCACAGTGGATCATGGACGACCAGGCCCCGGTCAGCTGCTTTGGCCTGGGTGGTCGCGAAGTTCGTACCGGTGAAGAGTATGGCAATATCTTCGATCACCACGCCGTCATGTTTGAATACGCTGGCGGTCAGAAGATGTTCCATTACACCCGTCAGATGAAGGGCTGCTTCAACCAGACCGAAGACTTCATCATGGGTACCAAGGGTAACGCCAAGATTCTGGCTGGTACCATCGAAGGCCAGAACAACTGGAAGTACGACGGCCCAAGCGGCAACATGTACGACCTGGAACACAAGGCCCTCTATGCCGGCATGCGTTCGGGCAACATCATCAACAACGGTGAGTACATGACCAAGAGCACCATGTGTGCGATCATGGGCCGTATGGCGACTTACACCGGTAAGAAGGTGAGCTGGGACGAAGCTTGGAACAGCCAAGAAGACCTGACTCCTAAGTCGTACGAATGGGGTCCTGTCACGATCCCAACCCCGATCGCCGTTCCTGGTCAGACCAAGTTGGTCTAAGCCACTGATCGTGCGAGCGATCCAATCGGATTACACTAGAGGCCAGGAATTTCCCTGGCCTCTTTTCTTTTCCGCTTGTGACTTTGAATCCATCCCCAGCCCGACGTCCTCTGCTTTCGGTAGCCTCGTTTATCTTGGCCGCCGCTGCGTTGGCTATCGCGCTGGTGACCTGGGGCGATCCTCTGTCGGTTCGCTTGACCTTGGCGACTTCGCTCTACGCGCTCGCGGTCATCGCGATCACCTTGCCTCCAGCAACGGCGACGAGCCTGCTTCTTTTTCGTACGAACCTTGCCGGCCGCGGCGTACTGCTTTCGCTGCTGGTGATCTGGCTGTTCGTTCCGATCTACGTACATATCGCCGGCTGGCGTGATCTGTTCGGACCGCAAGGCTGGTTTGAGATTCCCAGTCCTTTCGATCCCGGCAGTAACCTGATCGACGGCTGGACCGGACTGCTTTGGCTACACAGTCTGGCCGCGTTTCCGTGGGTGGTTCTGATCACCGGGATGGCCTTCACGCGAAGTCCGGCAGGCCTGGAAGACGATGCCCGCCTGGATGTCACGCCGCTAGCCGTACTGGCCAAGGTCACCCTACGGCAAAACTGGGACGCGGTCCTCGTCGCGGCCGCATGGATCATCGTAACCGTCTTTGGCGAAATGAGTATTGCCAGTGTCTGCAATGTGCGAACGTATGCCGAAGTCGTTTTTACCGGCATCCCACTGGGGCAATCGACAAGCGAATCCGCCATGACCATTGCCCCCGGCACCGTCTTGATCGTCGGCTTGATCATGCTGACGGCCTGGTTGGCCAATGGACTGCGTCCGATGGCCACCGATGTCGAAGTTAGGCATCCCAAGCTATTGCCCCTGGGTCGCCGCCGCACCATGGCGTCGCTGGCAGTCTGGGCGTTGTTTCTGATCGCGTTCGCTCCGCCGATTGTGGGACTGGTTTACAAAGTGGGGATCACCATCGACCAGGTCGACGGCCAGTTCATTCGCGGCTGGTCCTTGACCAAGGTCTTCACGTTAACGCTGAGCAGTGCGAGCATCTATCGCGAAGAACTGCTCTGGACCCTGGCCCTCAGCATGACGGTAGCTATCGTGACCACGCTCGTCAGTCTGCTGCTGAGCGATCTCGCCACGCGTAGTCTCTGGGGAGGTCGCCTGGTTTCGCTACTTTGTGCGGTGCTGTTTGCGGTCCCCGGAACGATCGTGGGGATCGGTATTGCCTGGGGCTCGAACCGACCTTGGCTTTCCCCTTTGGCACCCTTGATCGATCGCAGCATCTTTGCCCCGGCCCTGGCAATCCTGACAGTATCCGTGCCGCTGGTGACGTTCTTCTACTGGCACGCGATGCATACCTCACGGCAGCTTTACGAGATGGCCCGCATCGACGGCAGCTCGTGGTGGCGGACGTGGACGCGGGTTGTCCTTCCGGCGAATATTCCCGTGATCGTCGCTGGCTCGCTGATTGCCCTGGTGCTGGCAGCCAACGACGTCTCCGCCTCGGTGATGGTGCTGCCGGCCGGTATCGATACGATCTCACGGCGTATCTTCGGGCTACTTCATTTTGGTGGAGAAGACAACGTCGCCGGCATTTTGCTGATGAACCTTGCGGCGGTGGCCGTGCTTTCGGTCGTGATTCGCCGCCTGGCCAGTTGGCGCGGTCGCAACGATTTTGGCGATTCCGTGCCGTAAATCGTAATGGCGTACTATACTGCCAGTGTCCGATTATCTGCCGAAGGAGTCCCCATGCGTTTATGGAATTCACTGTCGCTACTGCTCATCTTGCTTGCCGCGGTCAATCTTCGCGCCGACGACATCTCGTTTGAGCGCGACGGCCAGCGAATCGACCTCAAGGGACAGGTCATCGCCACGCACGAGGCTGGCCTCATCCTGCACACGCCAGACGGGAAGATGTGGCCAATTCAAAACGCTGAGATCGTCCAACGAGAGAAGACGACCGCTCCCTTCGAGCTTCAAACCAAAGAGCAACTGATCGAGACCGTCCTGGCCGAAATGCCGCCGGGCTCGCAGGTGATCGAAACCTCGCACTACGTGGTCGCCTACAACACTTCCAGGGCCTACGCTCAGTGGGTTGCCGGCATGCTTGAGCGACTGCACCGGGGCTTTACCAGCTACTGGACGCAGCGTGGCTTGAAGCTGGAAGAACCGAAACAGCCGATGGTGGCCCTCGTGTTCGACAATCAAGATAGCTTTGCTCAGTACGGTCAGGCCGAATTGGGAGACGCGGCGAAGAGTGTCATTGGCTTCTACAGCATGCACACGAACTACGTCGTCATGTTCGACCTGACCGGCGGAGCAGGGGACTCGTCGCGTCGCACGCTGAGCACACGTGACATTCAGCGGCTCATGTCACGCCCCGACTTTCAATGGAGCCTGGCCACGGTCGTCCACGAGGCAACCCACCAGTTGGCCTTCAACGCCGGATTGCAGAAGCGTTACGCGGATGTGCCGCTGTGGTTCTCGGAAGGTTTGGCAATCTACTTCGAGACACCGGACGTCTCTAGCAGTCGCGGTTGGCGAGGCATCGGCCAAGTTAGTGCCCCACGGCTGAAGCAGTTCCAGCAAGCAGCCCGCACGAGCTCGCAACCCTTTCTGCCGGACATGCTGATCAACGACGACTCGCTGCGCAAAGCGGCCACCGCCATGGATCGCTACTCCCAGGCCTGGGCTGTGACGTATTACCTTCAGAAGCGAAAGCCAGAAGAATACGACGCCTACCTCAAAGAGCTTTCCGAGATCCAGCCCCTGCACGATCCCTCGCAAACCGAACGCGTTCGCCTATTCCAAAAACATTTCGGAGCAGACCTGACAGAGCTCGAAAACGAGGTCCGCCAGATGATGCTTGGCTTGCGGCCTTAGGCTCGGAGATAGGAAGGACAAGCCACAGAGGGCACAGAGAACAGCAAGGGAAGAGAATAAAGGCAACCGCGGATGTCGCAGATAAACGCGGATGCGAAGACAAGCAGAGTCGAAAAATTAAATGGCCCAGAGATTAGTCTCTGGGCCATTCCTGTTTCTCTCCGTGATCTCTGTGCCCTCTGTGGCAAGAATCTTTCTTACTTCTCTTCACGAATGCGATAGAGATTATCGGCGGTGCGGATGACCAGGTTGCCGTCCAGGAAGATCGGGTTGGCCATGATGCGTTCGCCCAGGTCGTTTTCGGCGATCACGTCATACTCGTCGCCTGGCTTGATCACGGTGGTCATGCCGGACTCGCTGCAGAAGTAGATACGGCCATTGGCGTACGTGGGCGAGGCACTGTAGTTGCCGCCCATGCGGCTGGTCCACACCTCTTGGCCCGTCGCAGCATCTACACAGGTCGCCACACCGCGATCGCTGACCATGTAGATTCTTCCGTCAATGATTATCGGTGAAGGCGTGGTAGGCACCTGACGGCTAAAGGTCCATTCGATGTGCGAGTCGGTCACGTCTCCCTCGCCATCGGTGCGAATGGCGAACAATTGAGGACGCATAAAGCCAGAGCAAATGTAGACGGTGCCATTCTCAAACACAGGGGCCGGCACATTCGAGAATCCGCTGCCGTGATCGGCACGCCACAGTTCCTTGCCCGTCTTCGGATCGTAGGCACAAACCCACTGAGCCCCGGGGATGATGACCTGGGTTTGCCCATTGATCTCGACGACCAGCGGCGTGGCATACGCTTTCTTACGGTCGCCGTCGTCGGTGCGGAACGGAGGACGCTCGGTCTTCCAAACGGTCTTGCCGGTCTTCTTATCAACCGCGGTGATGTACTGCTCGTTGACCCCATCGCAGGTCAGGATGACCAGGTCGCCAACGACAACCGGCGAACTGCCAGGACCGACGTTGTACTCAAGGGCATTGTCGTTGTTCTTCCAGACAATCTTGGCCGTCTCGGTATCGATACAGCACGCGCCGTACGTTCCGAAGTAGCAGTAGACGTATTTGCCTTCGGCGACTGGGGTTGGTGAGGCGTACGAGTTGGTCAGGTGCACGGTCAGCGGGTCGTCGACATGAAAAAGGTCGACCGTTCTGAGCAGTTCGCCCGTCTTGTAGTCGACTTCGATGGCCTTCAGTTGGACGTCCGAAGCGAGGTTCGATTGATTACGGGCAAACGGCTTGGCATCTTTCAGGCGTTCGTTCTTCTCTTCTTCCGATAGAAGGGTCACGATGGCCGTGGTCAGCCAGATCTTGTCTCCCACCAACACGGGCGACGACCAGCCTTTACCAGGAATGGGCGTCTTCCACACGATGTTCTCGTCGGAGGACCAGTTCAACGGCACATTCTTGGCCGTGGCGATACCGTCACCGCTTGGTCCGCGGAATTGTGGCCAGCTTTCGGCTGAGGCCGTACTGGCCAAGAGTCCCGTCACAAGAGCAAGCGTAAGCAGACGAAAGATGGTCATGGGCGAGAACCTGATTTGGTGGGAAGGAATTAAGGAGGGAAGGGGAGGCAAAGTCGCTTTAGCCAAACTGGCAGCCGCCGGTGCCGCATTGAGGCAGACCGCATCCGCCGCCACTGCTGGGCATCGGCCCGCATACGGGAAGCTCGTTCGATTTACCGCCTGTGTGGGCTGCTGGCACGCTCCAGGCCTTTTCCAATTTGACGCTGCCACATTCGGGGCATTTCGGTTTATCGCTGCCACGCACCAGCAACTCAAACTGGCTCTGGCAGGCCTGGCAAGTGTATTCAAACAGCGGCATCGCTTCACCTGAGACGAAAATCGGTTAGAGTCAAAAGAGAGACCACCCCATTGTAAATCATAACCCAGGAAACTCCATCCATGTCTGATCGCCCCATGCTTACCCGGCAGCAGTCGCGAGCCGTCGACGTGCTGGCCGCTGAAAAATACCACATCCCCGGCGTAATCCTCATGGAAAACGCTGGTCGGGGAAGTGCCGAACTGCTGCTTTCGCGAAGTCCGGCCAGTGTCCTGATCTGTTGCGGCCCAGGAAACAACGGCGGCGATGGATATGTCATTGCTCGGCACTTGGACCTTTTAGGCGTGCCGGTGAAAGTCGCGTTGTTCTGTCCGCGGGATCGAATCCACGGGGACGCACTCATTAATTTTACAATCATCGAGGCCGCTGGCATTGAGATTATCGATTTCGCCGATGAGCCTCTTTGCCAGTGGTTTTCGCCGCGGCTTCAAGAGGCCGACTGGGTGATCGATGCGCTGCTAGGCACTGGCGTCACCTCGCCACCGCGCGAGCCGATCGCGTCTGCCATTCGTCAGATTAACGCCTCCGATACCCAGGTCATGGCGATCGACATTCCCAGCGGTCTCGACTGCGATACGGGTCAACCGAACGATCCAACGATCGAAGCCGTTTTCACGGCGACGTTTGTAACCTCGAAGCCAGGCTACGCGAAGCCGTCAGCTCAGCCGTATGTGGGTGAAATACACATCGTCGACATCGGCACGCCACAGGCACTTCTCCATGAAGTGCTTCGCTAGAGCGATGCTTTGATCGGCTTCTTGAAAAAACTCATCGCATCGGTGGCCGGGTCACCTTCGACGAAGCCATGTCGCAGATACAACTGCCGGGCCCGGTTATCGGCCCGGACTTCCAGTGTGACAAACGCACAGGCCTCTTCCTTCGCGAGATCTTCGACGGCTTGAAGCAGTGCGCTGCCAACACCTTGGCCGCGTGCTTGTGGGGCCACCGCCAGGTCATGAATATTGATCAGCGGCTGAGCTTTGAACGTTGAGAAACCAAGGAAACAATTCGCCAGCCCGACAAACTGTCCGTCCGCATGGGCCAACAGCCCGCGGAACTGCTCGACTTCTCGCAGGCGCGGAATCAGATTCTCATGCACCTCAGGCGGCAACGGGGCGTCGCTTCCCATGGGATCTTGCGAGTATTGATCCAACAGATGCATCAACGCATCGGCGTGCTGCGGATCGTTCAGATCGATGCGAATGATCTCGCCAGAAAAAGCAGGCATACGTGAACCTCGCCCAGAACAGCAATTTGGCGAAGCTTAGTCGTTCGCGCTTTGAATATTGTCGAAGTCGAGGTCCTTCCACTTCATCGCGCGCCGCGAAGGCTCGATGCGGAGGACGACTTCCCCTTCCTGAAACAAGCGAACCGTTCCGTTCGACTCGCTCACGGCAATCGAGATGCCCTTGGTCTTCTTGCTAATCGCGGCCGCGGCCCAGTGACGAGCACCGAGACCTTTGCTTAAGGTCACACTGGCGGAGGTAACGTCCAGCATCCGACCAGCCGCTTCGACCGTGCCATCGGCGGCCACCACAAAAGCTCCGTCAAGCTGGGCGATCTCCTTGAGGTTCTCGCGAACGCTGCGATCGGCGATGTTGCGATCCTTCTTGGCGTAACCTTTCAGTGGATCGAAACCACTGGGGGCGCTATTGGCCAGCACCTTGCGATGATCACCCACCACGAAGCAGGTACCCACCGGTTTCCCTTCGCGGCCTTCGCGACCAATCTCGACCGCCAGGTCGACGACGAACTTGAGCGTTTCCAGGGGGACACTTGTTTCAAGCTTACGAAGGTCTCGCGAGGTCAAGCGTCCCAGGCGTTCGTCCAGGCGAATGAAGCTGATCGTGTCGATGCGCTCTTCGTCGAAGCCGCTGTAGAGGGCAACCACCTTGGCCCCGGTCGACAATTGATCGTTGGCGACGGCCTCGACCAGTGCGTGCATTAACTTTTCGAGGATCGGGCTCTCTTCCAGTTCAACCACCACGCCGTGCAGGTCGGTCTCTTCGACGCCCTCTAAGAACTCTTCGCGATCGGCAGCAACGATGACCTTGTGGTTATCGGCTACCTCTTTGAGCTTATCCCAATCTGGCTGGCCATCCACGAAGATGAGTACCGCGTCCGCCTCAGCGATTTCGAGCATTCGAATCGCGAGCTTAAGAAACTCGGTGAACTGACTCGAGAGCTTTTGATATTTCATCCTCGGCGGAGTTTCATTCCCAGAAGTGAAGCCGGCTATTAACGCGCATGTGCCGACAATCGTAGGCCAGATCCGCTCCACTGACAAGCGCTGCCCCGTGATTTCAGCACCTGGGACAGCCAATTTTTGGAGAAACCGTCTGTGCGATTAGTCGTGCGACGTTTGTAGAATCTCTTCGGTGCGACTGCCCGGCTTGGTTCCGAATACAAGCTGGTCGTACAACACCAATGCGTGAAGTGCGTGACCCTTGGGGCCAATGCTCCAATCCCGCTTCGAATTCTGCTCCAGAATCGTCGTAATGTAGTTCACGGCTCGCACGATTTCCGGCGAAGTCAGCTCTTCCTCCGGGAGCGAGTAAATCAGGAACTCGAGGATATGGCCGGAAGTCTGCAGGCGACGGTCGATGTCGCGATCCATGCCGCGTCCCTCGAACCAGTTCGTGCTGAAACTGCCATCGCGGTTCTGAATTTGAAACGAATGCTGGTGGTAGGCGTTCAGGTACTCTTCGGCCTTGGCCCAAGCACCGTCCATCGGCAAGCCGGCCTTTTTACGGCTGGCGACGGCAAACGCGATGCCTGTCAGGCGGTGCGTTCCACCACAAGCAGCACCCACGACCTTCTGGGTGATTTCTTCCTTGAGTAGACGCTCGAGGCTCCACTCTTGTCCATCACGAGAGGTCCAGGTCGCATCGGCTGGCAGATAGTAAGAAAGCGAGATCAGTTTGAAGGTCAGTTCCGACTTCGGCTTGCAAGTTTCCTTCTCGAACTCGATCAGGTCGGCTACCGTGAACGACTGACCGTCGACTTGAATCTCGTACGAAGGAGGCACGAAGCTCTGGGCGAGCATGGCCAGGAATTGACCGTGATGCCCTTGGACGCGTGGCCCTTGCTTGGCTTCCAGCTTGCCGTTCTTCACCTCGAACAGGCTGTGACCGCGGCAAGGCTTGTTCCAGCAGATCCAACCGATGGTGTTGACCGGCTGGCGGAACTGGGACGTACGGATCTGTGCATCCACGCCCCACGGCAGGAACCCGTGCATGGTTTCCCACACGTCGTCCTTAGTGGCGTCGGATGGTTGGGCTTTGTAGTAGTAGTTGAGCACCCGGGCAATGCGTGGCTTCAGGGCACGAACTTCCGGCGGCAGCGGCTTTTCAACTTTGGGCTCTTCTTCGGTTACCGATTTCTCGGAATCGGCGGGTTTCTTTTCAGCATCGGCGTCGCCTTCTTTGATCGGCTTGGCATCTTTGTCTTGCATTAGCGGAGCAGGCTGCTTCGTCTCTGCTTCCACAGACTCTGCTGGCTTCGCAGGCTCAGCAGGCTTGTTGGGTTCTTCTTCTTTCGTTTCCGGATCAAGGGAATCGGCCGGAATATCCATGGTCTTGGATGCGTCCGACTTTGGCTCAGCACTTTGACCTTCTTGCTCACTCTTCTCGGCCGGTGCATCTTCTGCAGGAGCGGCACCTTCAGCAGTCTCGCCAGACTTCTCTTCTTGCTCTACCGCTGGAACCGCTTCCTCTTTTGGTTCTTCTGCGGGAGGTGCTGGCTTGAA includes:
- a CDS encoding UvrB/UvrC motif-containing protein, whose amino-acid sequence is MDSSDHSENIDHILNTWNFEPGRLTARITTASDGRDVLQMRIEMGLLQMEINGRPDGERPYDFDSYLEYLQSQYLTDPTVPLTEDDCVEIDREFVQLYHRRICWLALREYEKAVRDADHTLALMDVCRDHSDDEEWIDSHEHFRPFVMFHRIQAKALIELEKHTPEHAIEQLTEGVEQLREFYESEGMEDGEEFESEELHVRLIELRETLREQFDVGQTLNEQLADAVANERYEQAAKLRDRIHKREDPR
- a CDS encoding outer membrane protein assembly factor BamB family protein, with product MPIRVRSLSCSLWLLLAFVSPALLIAEDWPTFLGPRHNSTSLETGLQVPWPKGGPEIVWQRKLGTGYGTGSIADGKFFQFDRHGDQNRLEVLEVTTGHKLWQYEYGTEYEDALGYNNGPRCSPVIDDGLVYIYGAEGELHCVSIQTHEAVWKRNLSEEFNVVPNFFGVGSTPVIFEDKLLVMVGGSPEEFKGLGPYQIDRVTGNGSAIVAIDKKTGKTIYKISDELASYASLTLAEIDGRPWCFAFLRGGLLGFDPRDGAIDFHYPWRAKKLESVNASTPVVVGNEVFISECYALGSTLLKVKPGGYEVIWKDEERSRDHAMETHWNTAVYKDGYLYASSGRHSHQAELRCIEWKTGKVSWAEPSLTRSSLLLVEDYLICLSEYGTLRLLKVNPEKFDVISEVFLEDEDGNALLKPPAWSAPILSNGRLFVRGDDRLICLQVIPPGK
- a CDS encoding ABC transporter permease, whose translation is MNPSPARRPLLSVASFILAAAALAIALVTWGDPLSVRLTLATSLYALAVIAITLPPATATSLLLFRTNLAGRGVLLSLLVIWLFVPIYVHIAGWRDLFGPQGWFEIPSPFDPGSNLIDGWTGLLWLHSLAAFPWVVLITGMAFTRSPAGLEDDARLDVTPLAVLAKVTLRQNWDAVLVAAAWIIVTVFGEMSIASVCNVRTYAEVVFTGIPLGQSTSESAMTIAPGTVLIVGLIMLTAWLANGLRPMATDVEVRHPKLLPLGRRRTMASLAVWALFLIAFAPPIVGLVYKVGITIDQVDGQFIRGWSLTKVFTLTLSSASIYREELLWTLALSMTVAIVTTLVSLLLSDLATRSLWGGRLVSLLCAVLFAVPGTIVGIGIAWGSNRPWLSPLAPLIDRSIFAPALAILTVSVPLVTFFYWHAMHTSRQLYEMARIDGSSWWRTWTRVVLPANIPVIVAGSLIALVLAANDVSASVMVLPAGIDTISRRIFGLLHFGGEDNVAGILLMNLAAVAVLSVVIRRLASWRGRNDFGDSVP
- a CDS encoding Gfo/Idh/MocA family oxidoreductase, which produces MSEKTTKPSPQKNVQRRTFLKGSAALGTAAAVGSLSMARSAHAAGNDELKVALIGCGGRGNGAAVNATKGDENLKVTVLADIFPDKVEASKRILSRQLGDRLAVTDENCFSGFDAYKQVMETDVDVVLLCTTPHFRPAHLEAAIAAGKHVFCEKPVAIDAPGCRKVMETVEKAKQKNLSIVSGLCWRYHPSVIATVEKIKEGLIGDVVSMQENYLAGTLWHRGNKEEWSEMEYQIRNWLYFTWLSGDHIAEQAIHSIDKAQWIMDDQAPVSCFGLGGREVRTGEEYGNIFDHHAVMFEYAGGQKMFHYTRQMKGCFNQTEDFIMGTKGNAKILAGTIEGQNNWKYDGPSGNMYDLEHKALYAGMRSGNIINNGEYMTKSTMCAIMGRMATYTGKKVSWDEAWNSQEDLTPKSYEWGPVTIPTPIAVPGQTKLV
- a CDS encoding sugar phosphate isomerase/epimerase family protein, whose translation is MAKFSMNQMTTLRWSFEQDCFRYREAGLSAIHVWRDKLHDFGEAKGAILLEELGLEVSALSWAGGFTGSDGRNFKDAVSDAKHAVDLAQELNAGCLIVYSGARGGHISKHAQRLFSGALEELIPYAEAHGVTLAIKPIRHKYGCDWTLVRRMTDALQLIDIIDSPRFKLVLDLYEFGDQAEVLDNLHLLVPYLALVQVGDRGCEPLEEPNRCLLGDGQLSLNATIAKLIQLGYDGPFDIELMGRDVQQLEYEHLLAHSMGYLQTMNSTT
- the arfB gene encoding alternative ribosome rescue aminoacyl-tRNA hydrolase ArfB produces the protein MSTFDISPSIRIPWSELHFSYARSSGPGGQHVNKTNTKATLKWNVQQTEALPPTVKQRFEKHWGARINKEGFLVITSEESREQRSNMEACLEKLKHMVMLSAKRPKTRIPTKPSRSSVKRTQEKKRQHSDRKSQRRQSKNISYRKD